DNA sequence from the Cupriavidus sp. WKF15 genome:
GGGCCTGGGCGAAATGAGCGCCGAACAGCTCTGGGAAACCACCATGAACCCGGACACGCGGCGCCTGCTGCCCGTGGCGCTGGGCGAGTTCGACCTGCCGCAGACCGTCGAGATGATGAACATGCTCATGGGCAAGGGCGAGGCCGCGCAGCGCCGCAGCTGGCTGGAAGAGAAGGGTAACGAAGTCGAGGCCGATATCTGACGGGCTGTCTGTGCGCGGACGGACAAAGGGGGATAATGCCCGCTTTGGCGTCCTCGCACCCAAGCCGGATCGCATGATGACAATGAGACCGACACGCAAACCATGGCATTCAGCGGCCGCGGCCGTGCTGATGGTGGCCGGTCTCGCCTGTGCGCCGGCGGCGCATGCCGAACTCTACGGCTTCATCGACTCGGATGGCATCGCCCACTTTGCCGAACGCAAGCTCGATGAGCGCTACAAGCTCTTCATGAGGAACGGCGGCAGCTTCGATACCTCGCGCGACGCGAATGCCGCGGCGACCGATCTCGAACAGAACAAGCTGTACCGCTACGTCGTCAACCATCCGAATATCGCCAAGGTCGAGCCGATGATCCGGCAGATCGCGGAGAAGCAGGACGTCGACCCGGCGCTGGTCAAGGCGGTGATGGCGGTGGAGTCCGGCTTCAACCCGTCGGCCGTGTCGCCCAAGGGCGCCATCGGGCTGATGCAGGTCATTCCCGACACCGGCACGCGCTTTGGCGTGAGCGCCGACGCGCGCCGCAGCGTGGAGGAAAAGCTGGCCGACCCGCGCACCAACATCTCGGCCGGCGTGCGTTACCTGCGCTGGCTGATGGAGCTGTTTCCCGACAACCTGGAACTGGTGCTGGCCGCCTATAACGCGGGCGAGGGCGCGGTGCAGCGCTACAACAACCGGATTCCGCCGTACCCGGAGACGCAGCAATACGTGAGCACCGTGCTGCAGTTCTACCGGCTTTACAAGCCCGGCGGCGGCCCGGTCGTGACCCGTACCAGCGCGGCGGCCGGCGCGCCGTCGCGCGTGAAGATGGTGATCGGCGGACGGCGCAGCATGCCCTGACCTGAATTCCCGATAAACAAGCCACCCGGCGCGCCGGCTTCACATCATGGCGCGCCGTCTTCTTGCCAATCCATGGAACAACAAGACATCACGTTTCAACCTGAAGAGCCCGCGGATTCGCTGACGCTGGCGCGCTACGCCGAGCGGGCCTACCTCGACTACGCCGTCAGCGTGGTCAAGGGCCGCGCGCTGCCCGAGGTCGCGGATGGCCAGAAGCCCGTGCAGCGGCGCATCCTGTTCGCCATGCACGAGATGGGCCTGCGCGCCGACGCCAAGCCGGTCAAGTCCGCGCGCGTGGTGGGCGACGTGCTCGGCAAATACCACCCGCACGGCGACCAGTCGGCCTATGACGCGCTGGTGCGCCTGGCGCAGGACTTCTCGCTGCGCTATCCGCTGATCGACGGCCAGGGCAACTTCGGCTCGCGCGATGGCGACGGCGCCGCGGCGATGCGCTACACCGAAGCGCGCCTGACGCCGATCTCGCGCCTGCTGCTCGACGAGATCGACGAGGGTACGGTCGACTTCATCGCCAACTACGACGGCTCGATGGAGGAGCCGAAGCTGCTGCCGGCGCGCATGCCGTTCGTGCTGCTCAACGGCGCGTCGGGCATTGCCGTGGGCATGGCCACCGAAGTGCCGCCGCACAACCTGCGCGAAGTGGCCGGGGCCACGGTGGCGATGATCCGCAACCCGAACATCTCGCTGGCCGAACTGCTGGCGCTGATGCCCGGCCCGGACTACCCGGGCGGCGGCCAGATCATCTCGCCGGCCGCGGATATCGCCCAGATCTATGAATCCGGCCGCGGCAGCCTGAAGGTGCGCGCGCGCTGGACCATCGAGGAAATGGCGCGCGGCCAGTGGCAGCTGGTGGTGACCGAACTGCCGCCGGCCACGTCGGCGCAGAAGGTGCTGGAAGAGATCGAAGAGCTGACCAATCCGAAGGTCAAGACCGGCAAGAAGGCGCTGACCCCGGAACAGCAGCAGCTCAAGGCCACGGTGCTGGCGGTGCTGGACGCCGTGCGCGATGAATCGGGCAAGGACGCACCGGTGCGGCTGGTGTTCGAGCCCAAGAGCAAGAACATCGAGCAGCAGGAATTCATCCAGACGCTGCTCGCGCATACGAGCCTGGAATCGGGCGCGCCGGTCAACCTCGTGATGATCGGCACGGACGGCCGTCCGCGCCAGAAGGGCCTGCGCGAGATCCTGCGCGAATGGATCGACTTCCGCTTCGCCACCGTCACGCGGCGCACGCGCCATCGCCTGGGCAAGGTGGAAGACCGCATCCACATCCTCGAAGGCCGGATGCTGGTGCTGCTGAACATCGACGAGGTGATCCGCATCATCCGCGAAAGCGACGAGCCCAAGCCCGCGCTGATCGAACGCTTCGGCCTGAGCGACCGGCAGGCCGAGGACATCCTGGAAATCCGCCTGCGCCAGCTGGCCAGGCTGGAAGCGATCCGGATCGAGAAGGAACTGAAGGAGCTGCGCGAAGAGCAGGCCGACCTCGACGTGTTGCTGAAGTCCGACACCATGATGCGACGTCGCATCATCAAGGAGATCGAGACCGACGCGAAGCAGTACAGCCCGGAAGACAAGGACCCGCGCCGCACGCTGATCCAGGAAGAGCGCCGCGCCGCCGCCGAGATGCGCGTGGTGGACGAGCCGGTCACGGTGGTGGTGTCGCAGAAGGGCTGGGTGCGCACGCGCCAGGGTCACGGCCACGATGCGCAGCAGTTCACCTTCAAGGCCGGCGATGCGCTGTACGGCACCTTTGAGTGCCGCACGGTGGACGTGCTGCTGGCCTTCGGCACCAATGGCCGCGTGTACTCGGTGCCGGTGGCCGGCCTGCCGGGCGGGCGCGGCGACGGCGTGCCGCTGACCACGCTGATCGAACTGCAGCCGGGCAGCCAGATCGCCCATACCCTTGCCGGCAGTGCCGAGCAGCGCGTGCTGATCGCTACGCAGGGCGGCAATGGTTTCCTGACCAAGGTCGGCGATATGACGGGCCGGCAAAAGGGCGGCAAGTCCTTCCTGACGCTCGATGACGGCGATGCCCCGCTCGCGCCCGCGCCGATCGGCGACGAGGCCACGCACGTGGCCTGCCTGTCCGGCAACGGCCGCATGCTGCTGGTGGCGCTCGACGAGGTCAAGGTGCTGTCGGCCGGCGGCCGCGGCGTGATCCTGATGGAGCTGGAGCCGAAGGAGACCTTGCTGCAGGCGGTTGGCGTGGGCGCGCCGGGGCTGCTGGTGTCAGGCACTACGCCGCGTGGCGGCAAGCCTGACTCGCAGAAGCTGGCGGGCGCGAATCTGCTGCCGTATGTCGGCAAGCGCGCGCGCAAGGGCAAGGCGCTGGAAACGAAGCTGAAGGGCGTGCGGATTGATCCGGTGAAGGTTGTGGCGCCTGCGGGGAACTGAACCCGCGAGGGTTTCTGCCCTCTCCCGCCAGCGGGAGAGGGCAGACCCGCAGCGGCAGATTTCACGCTGCCGCAGTTGCTTGCCGTTGTCGCAATTCTTCTTCCCCATGTCTTCCCTCGCCCCGCCCCCCACCCCCCGCACCCTGTTCATCGAGTTCGCCCGCATGGGCCTGTCCGGCTTTGGCGGCGTGCTGCCGTTCGTGCGCCGCGCGGTGGTGGAGCGCAACCGCTGGATGGATGACCGCGATTTTGTCGAACTGCTGAGCCTGGGCCAGGTCCTGCCCGGCCCCAATGTCATCAACCTGGCGTTGATGCTGGGCTTGCGCTTTGCCGGCTGGCGCGGCGCGCTGGCCGCGTTCGGCGGCCTCGTCATGGTGCCGATGGGACTGGTGCTGGGTTTGCTCCTGTTGTACCAGCACTACCAGGATGTGCCCGCCGTGCAGCGCATGCTGGCCGGCATGACGGCGGTATCGGCCGGCCTGATGCTGGCCATGGCCATCCGGCTGGCGCAGAGCCTGTCGCCGACCCTGCGCGCCGTGCTGGTTGGCGGTGCGGCTTTCCTGGTGATCGGACTGCTGCGCTGGCCACTCGTGCCGGTCATGGCGGTGCTCGTGCCGCTCGCGCTGGTGCTGGAATGGCGCGCGAGCCGCGGAGGGCAGTCGTGAGTCCGGCCGAAGTGCTGGGCAGCCTGTTCGCCCATTTCAGCGCGCTGTCGCTGCTGGCCATCGGCGGCGCCAGTTCCACGCTGCCGGACATGCACCGCTACCTGGTCGAGGCCAATGGCTGGCTGACTGATGCGCAGTTCTCGGCCATGTACGCGATTTCGCAGGCGGCGCCTGGCCCCAACGTGCTGTTCGTCTCGCTGTTCGGCTGGCAGGTGGCGGGCTTTGCCGGTTCGCTTGCGGCCATGTTCGGCATGTGCGGGCCGTCCAGCCTGATCGCGCTGGCGTTCGAATACTTCTCGGGCCGTTCGCCGCATGCGAACTGGCCCGGCCTGATCCGGCGCGGGCTGGCCGCGCTGACGATCGGCCTGCTGGCCTCGTCGGGGTGGGTGCTGGCGCGCAGCGTCGACCACGGCTGGGGCGCGGCGGCGATTACCGTGGCGACTGTCCTGCTGATGCTGAAGACGCGCGTGCACCCGCTCGTGCTGGTCGCCATCGGCGGTCTGGCCGGCCTGCTTGGCTTGCTCTGACCGGAGTCGTTCAGTCCACGCCGACGAAGCCGCCGGTCTGGTGCGCCCACAGCCGCGCATACAGTCCGCCATGCGCGAGCAGCTCCGCATGCGTGCCGCTCTCGGCGATATGGCCCTGGTCCAGTACCACCAGCCGGTCCATGCGCGCGATGGTCGAAAGCCGGTGCGCGATCGCGATCACGGTCTTGCCCTGCATCAGCGTTTCGAGGCTTTCCTGGATCGCCGCTTCCACTTCCGAGTCGAGCGCCGAGGTGGCCTCGTCCAGGATCAGGATGGGCGCATTCTTCAGCAGCACGCGTGCAATGGCGATGCGCTGGCGCTGGCCGCCCGAGAGCTTCACGCCGCGTTCGCCGACCAGCGCTTCCAGCCCGGTGTTGCCGCTGGCATCCGCCAGGTGCGGGACGAACTCGTCGGCGCGCGCCCGGTGCAGCGCTTGCGCGATCTCGGCGTCGCTGGCGTCCGGTTTGCCATAGAGCAGGTTGTCGCGGATCGAGCGGTGCAGCAGCGAGGTGTCCTGCGTCACCATGCCGATCTGCGCGCGCAGGCTTTCCTGCGTCACGCCCGCGATATCCTGGCCGTCGATCACGATGCGGCCACGCTCCAGGTCGTAGAGCCGCAGCAGCAGGTTGACCAGCGTCGACTTGCCCGCGCCCGACGGGCCGACCAGCCCGATCTTCTCGCCCGGCCGCACCGTCAGGTCCGCGCCTTCGATCACGCCCGAGCCCTTGCCGTAGTGGAAGCCGACCTGCTCGAAGCGCACCGCGCCATCGGTGACGCGCAGCGGCTGCGCGCCAGGCCGGTCGGTCACGGTGCGCGGCACGGAGATGGTCTTCATGCCGTCCTGGACCTGGCCGACGTTCTCGAAGATGCCGTTGACCACCCACATGATCCACCCCGACATATTGTTGATGCGGATCACCAGCCCGGTGGTGAGCGCAATGGCCCCCGTCGTGACCCGGCCCTGGCTCCACAGCCACAGCGCCATGCCGGTCGTGCCGGCGATTAGCGCGCCGTTCATCGCGGTGATGGTGATGTCCATCGCGCTCACCATGCGCCCGGCCAGGCGCGACTTGTCGGTCTGGTCGGCCATGGCGTTGCGCGCGTAGTCCTCTTCCTTGCGCGTGTGGGCGAACAGCTTGAGCGTGGCGATGTTGGTGTAGCCGTCGACGATGCGGCCCATCAGCCGCGAGCGCGACTCGGTGGCAACGACCGAGCGCTGCTTGACGCGCGGCACGAAGTGGAGCAACGCCGCCACGTAGCAGGCAATCCACAGCAGCAGCGGGATCATCAGGCGCCAGTCGGCCTCGGCGAACAGCACCAGCGAGGTGACCGCGTAGATCAGCACGTGCCACAGCGCGTCGACGGCCTGAACCGCCGAGTCGCGCAGCGAAAAGCCGGTCTGCATGATGCGCTGCGCGATGCGGCCGGCAAAGTCGTTCTGGAAGAACGACAGGCTCTGCTTGAGCACGTAGCGGTGGTTCTGCCAGCGGACCAGGTTGGCCAGGCTCGGGTTGATGACCTGGTGCACCAGGACGTCATGCAGGCCGAGGAACAGCGGCCGCAGCACCAGAGCGACCAGCGCCATCCACAGCAGTTCGTTGTGGTGGCGGCTGAAGAAGCCTGCGGCGGGCGAGGTCTGCGCCAGGTCCACCAGGCGGCCGAGGAAGCTGAACAGCGATACCTCGATTAGCGCGCCGACCAGCCCGACTACCAGCAGGGCGCCGAACACCGGCCAGACTTCGCGCAGGAAATAGGCGTAGAAGCGCCATACTTCGCCCGGCGGTTTATGGTCGGGCATATGGCGGAAGGGATCGATCAGGCGTTCCAGGCGGCGTATCGGCATGGCGGTTCCATGGCGTCCGTTCGGGCCGGCGGCATCCGGGTGGGGTGGCGCGGCCGGAATCGGAGGTGCGTCGGTGCGGTGGATCAGACGCAACATGATACGCCCCAAAACAAACAGCCCCGCCGGGGCGGGGCTGCAAGGGGCAGGCGAATCAGCCGGCGAATCGGCTGCCGGGTTTGCGGCCTGGCCAGGTCAGTGGATGACCATCTGCGTGAACGGATGCACGTAGGCCTGCAGCGTCACGAAGATGCCGACCAGGATCGCCAGCGCGATCGAATGGAAGAACACGTAGCGCAGGATGTCGCCTTCATGGCCGTACCACTTGGTGGCGGTGGAGGCCACCACGATGGACTGCGCGTCGATCATCTTGCCCATCACGCCGCCCGAGCTGTTGGCCGCGGACATCAGCACCGGCGACAGGCCAAGCTGCTCGGCGGTGGTCTTCTGCAGGCCGCCGAACAGCACGTTGGAGGCGGTGTCCGAGCCCGTCAGCGCCACCCCCAGCCAGCCCAGCATGGTGCCGAACAGCGGGTAGAGCACGCCGGTCTGCGCGAACGCCAGGCCCAGCGTGGCGTCCAGGCCCGAGTAGCGGGTCAGGTAGCCGATGCCGAACATGGCGCTGATGGTCAGCAGCGAGTACTTGGTCAGCTTGATGGTTTCCCAGTACTCCTTGATCATGCGCGGCACGGAATAGCCCATCACCAGGCCGCCCACGATTGCCGAGACCAGGATCCCCGTGCCGGCCATCGACAGCACGTTGAAGGCGAATATGGCAGGCTCGGCGATCTCCTTGGGCGTCACCGGCGGATGCTTGAGTACCGCCTTGTCCAGGCCAGGGATCGGGAATTTCCACTGCCAGACGGCATCCATGAACTTCTTGAACTCGGGGATGCCCCAGACAAACACGAACACCGTCAGGATGATCCAGGGCACCCAGGCCTTGGCCACCGAGATGCCGGCCGATGCGGCGGTGGCCCGGGCGTCGGCTTCGAGCGCTTCGGGGTGGTCGACCTTGGATTCGTCGTGGCGGCCCAGGATCTTGGTGGTGGTCCAGATTTCCTTCGGATGCCAGATCTTCAGGAACAGCGTCAGCGCACCCAGCGAGATCAGGGCCGAGATCACATCGACCAGCCACGGACCGTGGTAGTTCGACACCAGGAACTGCGGGACGGCGAAGCTCACGCCTGCGACCAGGATCGCCGGCCAGATCGCGAGCATGCCGCGGAAGCCGGCAAAGGCCCAGATCAGCCAGAACGGCACCAGCACGGAGAAGAACGGCAGCTGGCGGCCGATCATGGCCGACAGCGTGACCTGGTCGATGCCGGTCACCGAAGACAAGCCGATGATCGGCGCACCGAGCGCGCCGAAGGCCACCGGCGCGGTGTTGGCGATCAGGGCCAGGCCCGACGCGGCCAGCGGCGAGAAGCCCAGGCCGATCAGGATGGCGCCGGTCACGGCCACGGGCGTGCCGAAGCCGGCGGCGCCCTCGAAGAACGCGCCGAAGCTGAAGGCCACCATCAGCAGTTGCAGGCGGCGGTCCTCGGTCACGCCGGAGATCGAGGTCTGCAATACCTTGAAGGAGCCGTTCAGCGTGGTGAGCCGGTGCAGGAAGATGATGTTGAGGACGATCCACCCGATCGGGAACAGGCCGGAGACAATGCCCAGTCCGGCCGCCTTGCCGGCCATGGCCGCGGGCATGCCGAAGACCGCCGAAGCCACGACGACACCCACCACCAATGCCAGGCCGGCGGCCAGGTGCGCCTGCATGTGAAAGAAGGCCAGCGCTGCCAGCAGCACGGCTACGGGGATGCCCGCGGCAATGGTCGACAGCGCCATATTGCCTAGCGGGTCATAGACTTGACTCCACACGATTGAAATCCTCCTCAGGTTTGGCTCGGGCAGCCCGGGCGATCTCCGTGCCCTTGGCTGCCGTTGTACGTCGCGTACAGACGTGCGGCGTCTGCCGCACACGCGAGTCGAACAAGGATTGTAAGGATGGGCTCCCACCACGCCGCCTTAAATCCGGTCATGGCATACATGAACCGGATTCAGGGATCAGGGTTTGCCTGGGGGCAGCATGGAGCATGTGCTGCCCAAAGCGCAGAGTACCCTAAACGGCGCCTCTTCGAAATGTATGCCAACCAGGGAATGACCATAATGTCAGCTTGGCAGCGGTGCGCGGTGTGCGTAGCCTGTCTGCCGAATGCCGATGGATCCGACAATCCGACAAAGGGAGACACCATGCCCGAGTTCCTTCCCCCGTGGCCGCTGCTTGGCGCCTTCGTGCTGGCCAGCCTGGCGCTGGCCGTGACGCCAGGCCCGGCGGTGGTCTATATCGTGACGCGTACGCTGGCGCAGGGCCGGCGTGCCGGGCTGGCGTCCGTCGGCGCCGTCGCGCTGGGCAATCTTGGTAATGCCGCGGGCGCCGCGCTCGGACTGGCCGTGCTGTTCTCGGTGTCGGCGCTCGCTTTTACCGTGGTGAAGTACGCGGGGGCGGCGTACCTGATCTGGCTGGGCATCCGTACCTTGCGCGCCGCGCCGGCAGTTGCCACGGATACGCCGCCGCCGGCGCGTCCGCTGCGCCAGGTATTGCGAGACGGCTTCGTGGTGGCCCTGCTGAATCCCAAGACCGCGATCTTCTTCGCCGCCTTCCTGCCGCAGTTCATGAACCCGGCCGGTTCTGCGCTGACGCAGAGCCTGGCGCTGGGCGTGGGCTTCGTGCTGATCGCGGCGACCACCGACGTCTGCTACGTGACCGCGGCGGCCGCCGTGATGCCGGCGCTGCGCCGTGCCGGCCGGGCGCGGGCGGCAGGCCGCTACCTGACGGCTGCAGCCTTCATCGGACTCGGGGTGTTCACGGCGGCGTCGGGCTCGCGCGCCGGCAAATAAGCGGGTCAGCCGCCGCGTGCTCAGCGCAGCGGCAGTTCCAGGATGCCTTCGGCGGCCGGGCGCGCGCGCATGGCGGCCAGCCAGCGCTCCAGCTCGGGGCGCGGTTCGTGGGCGACCGGCGTGCCCATCCAGCGATGGGCGGCGCAGGCCAGCGAGATGTCCGCCATGGTGAAGCGGTCGCCGCCGATGAACTCGCGCCCGGCCAGGGCCTTGTCGAGCAGCGCGGCCAGCGGCTCGGTGCGTGCGCATGACGCGGCCACGGCGGCATCGTCGCGCTTCTCGGGTGCTACGCGCACCATGTTCAGGAAGGCGGTGACCATGGCCGGGCTGAAGGTGGTGGTCTGCCAGTCCATCCAGCGGTCGGCCGAGGCGCGCGCCTTGACGTCTTCCGGCCACAGCGTGCCCTCGCCATACCGCGCGCACAGGTAGCGCACGATGGCATTGGATTCCCACAGCACGAAGGGCTCGCCGCCCACGTCCGTGCCGCGGAAGTCCTCGATCACGGGGATCTGGCGGTTGGGGTTGAGGCGGACATAGGCTTCGGTGTCCAGATCGCCCTGGTTGACGCCGATGTCCACGCGCTCATGGTCCAGGTGCAGCTCGCGCGCGCACCAGACCACCTTCTGTACATTGATCGACGACAGTCGACCCCAGATCCGCAGCATGAAGATTCTCCCCTGATCTTTTGCGGTTGTTTTTCAGGCCACGCGGGCCTGCGGCGCCGAGGCGATGGCTTCGCGGAACAACTTGCCCAGGATCGCCACGCCTTGTTCAATACGCTCGGGCGGCACGGTGACGAACGCCAGGCGCAGCGTGTTGCGCTGCGGGTTGCTGGCATAGAAGGGCGCTCCCGGCACATAGGCGACATTGCGCTTCACCGCTTCCTCCAGGATCGCCATGCTGTCCAGCCCCAACCCTTGAGGCAACTGCACCCAGATGAACATGCCGCCCTCGGGCTGGTTCCAGCTTACGCCTTCGGGCATGTGGCGCGCCAGCGCGTCGAGCATGACCTGGCACTGCTTGCCGTACAGCGCGCGGATGGTCGGGATGTGGCGATCGAGCAACCCGTCGCGCACGGTCTCGTAGGCCACGCGCTGGGTGAAGCTCGGCGTATGCAGGTCGGATGCCTGCTTGGCCTGGCACAGCTTGAAGTGCAGTGCCGGCGGTGCGATCACGAAGCCCAGGCGCAGGCCCGGTGCCAGGATCTTGGAGAAGGAACCCATATAGATCACGCCGTCGGGGTTCATCGACAGCAGGGTCGGGAGCTGGTCGCCGGTGTAGCTCAGTTCGCCATAGGGATCGTCTTCGACCAGCAGCACGCCGAACTCCTTGGCGCGCGCCACCAGGGCCTGGCGGCGTTCCAGCGGCAGGCGGCGGCCGGTCGGGTTCTGGAAGTTGGGCAGGGCGTACAGGAAGCGCGCGCCGGCGGTCAGCTCGGCGGTCAGCGCTTCAGGCTGCAGGCCCTTGTCGTCGGTGGGCACGGAGGTGAACTCCGGCTCGAACAGCGAGAACGCCTGCAGCGCGCCGAGGTAGCTAGGCGTTTCCACCAGCACCTTGCTGCCCGGATCGATCAGCACCTTGGCAATCAGGTCCAGCGCCTGCTGCGAGCCGGTGGTGATCAGCACGCGCTCCACGGCCACATTGTGGCGCCTGGCGATGAATTCGCGCAGCGGCAGGTAGCCTTCGGTGGCCGCGTATTGCAGTGCGGCGGCCGGGTTGTCGGCAAATACACGGGCCGTCGCCGCCTCCAAGGCCGCTACCGGGAAGGATGCCGGCGAGGGCAGTCCGCCGGCGAAGGAAATGACTTCCGGACGCTCGGTCACCTTCAGGATTTCGCGGATGGCCGAGCTGGTCAGTTGCTGTGCCCGGCGGGAGATGGCCCATTGCATGATATTTCTCTTTTGTCTGGGGAGAACCGCCTGGCGGGCGGTTCAGTCAACGATGAATAGTCTGGCCCCGGTCGGCGTGGACGATCGGTGCGGTTCCGCCTGGTCGGCGACCTGGTAGCTCGTGCCCGCGCGGAGCACGAACTGGCGGCCGTCTTCCAGTTCGGTATGCAGTTCGCCGTCCAGGACGAACAGGATATGGCCCTTGGTGCACCAGTGGTCCGCTAGGTAGCCGGCCGAGTACTCGACCATGCGCACCCGGATGTCGCCGAACTGGCGCGTGCGCCACAGCGCCTCGCCCCGTTCTCCGGGGTGGCGCGTGGGTTCGACCGCGGACCAGTCGGTGGTGCCGAAGGGCAGGTTGTCGATGCGCATCGCGGCAGCGGCAGTCCGTTCAGTTCACTTCGACGATCATTTCGATCTCGACGCAGGCGCCCAGCGGAATCTGCGCCACGCCGAACGCGCTGCGCGCGTGCTTGCCCTTGTCGCCGAAGACTTCGGCCAGGAACTCCGAGGCGCCGTTGGTCACCAGATGCTGCTCGGTGAATTCCTGCGTCGAGTTCACCAGGCTCATCACCTTGACGATGCGCGTGACGCGGTTCAGGTCGCCCACGTGCGCATGCAGCGTGGCCAGCAGGTCGATGGCGATGGAACGCGCGGCGGCCTTGCCGGATTCGGTGTCGATGTCCTTGCCGAGCTTGCCGGCCCATACCTTGCCGTCCTTGCGGGCGATATGGCCCGACAGGAACACGGTATTGCCGGTCTGCGCGGCCATGACATAGGCGGCAGCCGGGGCGCCGGCGGTGGGCAGTTCCACGCCAAGGCGTGCAAGGGTGTCATAGACGGACATGTGATCTCCTGTCAGTGAGTGCGTTCGGAAAGGATAGGGGGCGTTTGTGCTGCGGTTGTGGGGACCGTGGGGACGGCCTGTTGCACGGCGGCGCGGCGGCCCAGTGCCACCACGGCGATCACGGCCACCGCGAAGGCGATGGTGGCGGGGTCAAGCGGCTCGGCCAGCAGCAGGGTGCCGCCCGCCAGCGCCAGAAACGGCTGCAGCAATTGTATCTGCCCGACACGCGCCACGACGCCTTTTGCCAGGCCCGCATACCAGAAGCCGAGCAGCATGCCGCTGAAATGCGGCGGGTGCGAAGCGGAGGGGAGCGTCAGTACAGAGGTCATGGCAATGTTGGCGGTCATGGCCGGATCAGGCCGCCGCGGGTTGCACGCTTACGGCGATCCACGCGGCGGTGAGTGCCAGCG
Encoded proteins:
- a CDS encoding DHCW motif cupin fold protein; translation: MRIDNLPFGTTDWSAVEPTRHPGERGEALWRTRQFGDIRVRMVEYSAGYLADHWCTKGHILFVLDGELHTELEDGRQFVLRAGTSYQVADQAEPHRSSTPTGARLFIVD
- a CDS encoding PLP-dependent aminotransferase family protein yields the protein MQWAISRRAQQLTSSAIREILKVTERPEVISFAGGLPSPASFPVAALEAATARVFADNPAAALQYAATEGYLPLREFIARRHNVAVERVLITTGSQQALDLIAKVLIDPGSKVLVETPSYLGALQAFSLFEPEFTSVPTDDKGLQPEALTAELTAGARFLYALPNFQNPTGRRLPLERRQALVARAKEFGVLLVEDDPYGELSYTGDQLPTLLSMNPDGVIYMGSFSKILAPGLRLGFVIAPPALHFKLCQAKQASDLHTPSFTQRVAYETVRDGLLDRHIPTIRALYGKQCQVMLDALARHMPEGVSWNQPEGGMFIWVQLPQGLGLDSMAILEEAVKRNVAYVPGAPFYASNPQRNTLRLAFVTVPPERIEQGVAILGKLFREAIASAPQARVA
- a CDS encoding RidA family protein, translating into MSVYDTLARLGVELPTAGAPAAAYVMAAQTGNTVFLSGHIARKDGKVWAGKLGKDIDTESGKAAARSIAIDLLATLHAHVGDLNRVTRIVKVMSLVNSTQEFTEQHLVTNGASEFLAEVFGDKGKHARSAFGVAQIPLGACVEIEMIVEVN